In the genome of Blastopirellula retiformator, the window GGCCGTAAAGCGGACCGACGAACAAGAGTTCGCGCGGCTCAATGGCGAAAACCTGATGTTCTGCGAAGACGCCGCCCGGCGGCTCAAGAACGCGGTCGATGCGATGGACGGCATCGTCGACTATCGGATTCAGGCGAGCCACTTCGAGAGTCTCCATCCGCATGACGCCGTGGCGATCGTCACCAAGGGAATCGCCGGCGGCTTGACCGCCTAACGGCTAGCTTCCGGTATTCCTCTTTCGCTGGCGCCCAACAAAGCGACTTGCCGATGACTTCTGAGCCATCCCCGGACATTACGATCCGTTCGGCGCAAGCCGAAGTGGACGAGTGGATCAAGACAATCGGCGTGCGCTATTTTTCGGAACTGACGAACCTGGCTCAGTTGATGGAAGAAGTGGGCGAGCTTTCGCGGATCATGTCGCGGACCTATGGCGAGCAAAGCTTCAAGGAAGGGGCCCTACGCGGCGAACTTTCGGATGAGCTGGCTGACGTGTTGTTCGTCTTGATTTGCATCGCCAACCAAACCGGCGTCGATCTGACGACCGCCCTAGAGAAGAACTTGGCGAAGAAGACTGGCCGGGACAAGGAGCGTCACCTTAACAATCCAAAGTTGCGTTAATATGGCCGCGCGTCGCAAACCGAATCAACTCCGGCGGATCGGCGTAGCGGCGATCTTGATCTTCGTCGCCGTCCTGATCACGTGGCCTGCGATTGAGTTTCTCGTTCGCAGTTCGGCCGTCAATCGTCCGAGCGAAGCGATGGATCGACTCGAGCGTCTGGCGACGCTGCGGGATTGGATGATCAACGTGTTCGGCTACGGCTGGTTCTTCGCCGTCGGGGCCGTGATTGGCAGCTATTTGAACGTCGTCGTCTGGCGATTGCCGCGCGGTAAGTCGGTCGTCGACAAACCTTCGGCCTGCCCGTTTTGCTCGACCAAGATTCGAGCGCTCGACAACGTCCCGGTCTTAGGCTGGATCAACCTGGAAGGGAAGTGTCGCGCTTGCCGATTGCCAATTTCGTCGCGGTATCCGTTGGTCGAAGCGACGATGGGGATGATCTTCGTCGCGCTGCTGATCGCCGAATTGTTATGTGGCGGAAGCAACTTGCCTGGCGGCGCGATTACCAGCGGACGCGGTTTCGCGGGCGTCGTCTTCGAAGGCAGATGGGAAATCATCCGGATCTACGCCTATCACGCGGCGTTTTTCTGCTGGATGTTGCCGTGGGCCTTGATGGCGTGGGATCGCCAGCGAATTCCGAAGTCGACTGTGATTGTGGCGGCCCTGGTGGGGATTGCCGCGCCGCTGGTTTGGCCCGGCATTCATCCTGTACCCGCCATTGCGCTGGACTCGTCAGCTTGGATGGTGGAGCTACTAACGATTTTGGTTGGCGCGATGGTCGGCTTGCTGCTGGGGCTGGTGGTGCGGCGGCTTGAGACGCGGGAAGAAGGAGATCTGTCGCGGGGCTGGGCGCTGCCGACGATGCTGGCGGCGACGGGGCTCTTTCTGGGATGGCAGGCGGTCGTGACGGTCGCTGCGGTCGTCTTGCCGTTGTATGGGCTCGCCTTTTTCGCATTGTCGAAGCGGGGGCGGTATGTGCGCCCAGGATTGTTTGAACTGCTGCTATGCGGCGTGACGCTTGTTTACATCTGCGGGTGGGGCTGGTGGGTGGAACCGTCTTGGTTGCCGGGACCCGGCCTGACGCCGCTTGGGTTATGCGTCGTCCTGCCACTGTTACTGATGAGTTTCTTGTTGCTGGCGATGGCCGGGCGACCGCAAGGGGTCGACGTGCGACGATTTCAAAACGACGATCCGGTTTCGCCGCCACGCTGCGAACCGGTAGAATTCAATACGTAATCATTCGGATCTGAGGGAGAAAGAAGATGAGTCTGGTAATCATGCGGCGCATCAAGTTTTGCGCCGGTCACCGGTTGTACAAACATGGCGGCAAGTGCGAGTTCTTTCATGGCCACAACTATGTCGCCGACTTTTACGTTACCGCAGACGAAGTCGATAGCGTCGGCCGGGTGATCGATTTCGCCGACCTGAAAGCGAAGTTCAAGGGCTGGCTCGACGAAAACTGGGACCACGGTTTTATCCTGAGCGAGCAGGACGAGAACGGAATCAACGCGATCAAACAGGTTGTGCCGTGCAAGTATTTCGTCATGCCGTACAACCCGACCGCCGAGAGCATGGCCCGCTATCTGCTTGACTATGTCTGTCCCGAACTGCTGGGCGACTCGAACGTGCGCGCCGTGAAGGTGGTGGTCTGGGAGACCGAAGAAGCGTTTGCCGAAGCCCGCGTCGCTGGCGACGTCGATGGTTCGACGACCGCTTCGCTGAGTTCGGTCACGGTCGATTAAGTCAGCACGAAAGGTTCGCGGAGCATGAGCAGCACCGATTCGCCTGCCAAGATTGGCGTCGTCACCGTATCAGACCGCGCCAGTCGCGGCGAATACGAAGACCGGGGCGGTCCAGCCATTCAGGCTTACCTGGCCGAGACTTTGACCTCTTCTTGGGAGGCGGTAGCCCGCGTGATCTCGGATGATCGCGCGGGGATCGAAGCGACGCTCCGCGAGCTTTGCGACCAACAGGAGTGCTGCCTGGTGATTACGACCGGAGGAACTGGTCCGGCGCTGCGTGACGTGACTCCGGAAGCGACTGAGGCAGTTTGCGATAAGATGATGCCAGGCTTTGGCGAGTTGATGCGGAAGGTCTCTTTAGAGAAGGTGCCGACGGCGATTCTCTCGCGACAGACGGCCGGCATCCGCGGCAAGTCGCTGTTGATCAACCTCCCTGGGCAGCCGAAGGCGATTGCGGAGTGCCTGGACGCGGTTTTTCCTGCGATTCCCTATTGCATCGATCTGCTAGAGGGGCCATTTCTGACCACAGACCCCACTAAGATTCTGGCATTTCGGCCCGCCAAGAAGTCTTGATGACGTTCTCTCGTCAAAATCGTTGCGATTCGCCGCGACCCATGCTTTTACGGGGTGCGGCTAGGCGCAGCTTGCCCGCCTAGCTTTGGACGCAGACTTAGGATTACCTAGCGACCTTTACAGCGTCGCTATCGGTTGGAAGTGATCGCCGCGGGATGGAAACGTCCGGCTTCGATCGCTCCTCAGGGGCAGCAACTGTGTGGGGGCATGCGCGGTGAGCGGAAAACACCTGGAAAACGAGATCAATCGTCGCGTCATTGTGATCGACGACAATCCTGCGATTCACGATGACTTTCGCCGAATTCTCTCCGGCGCAAGCAACTTGAATGTGGCGACCAGCGACGTTCGTGCGCTCTTGTTTGAAGAAGATGAGTTGGCGCCCGACGAACACGACTTCGCGTTCGAGATCGAGTCAGCCTATCAAGGCGAAGAAGGCCTGGAAAAGGTCGCCGCCGCCGAAAAAGCGGGGCTGCCGTTCGCACTTGCGTTTGTCGACATGCGGATGCCGCCGGGCTGGGACGGTCTCGAGACGATTCAACGAATCTGGCGCGACTATCCCGACATTCAGGTCGTCATCTGCACCGCTTACTCCGACCATACCTGGGAATCGCTGCTGGAAAAGCTGGGCGAGACCGATCAACTGGTCATCCTCAAGAAGCCGTTTGACGTCATCGAGGCCCGCCAGTTGGCGATCGCCCTGACGCGGAAATGGCAATTGACGCAGCAGG includes:
- a CDS encoding nucleotide pyrophosphohydrolase is translated as MTSEPSPDITIRSAQAEVDEWIKTIGVRYFSELTNLAQLMEEVGELSRIMSRTYGEQSFKEGALRGELSDELADVLFVLICIANQTGVDLTTALEKNLAKKTGRDKERHLNNPKLR
- the mog gene encoding molybdopterin adenylyltransferase; translation: MSSTDSPAKIGVVTVSDRASRGEYEDRGGPAIQAYLAETLTSSWEAVARVISDDRAGIEATLRELCDQQECCLVITTGGTGPALRDVTPEATEAVCDKMMPGFGELMRKVSLEKVPTAILSRQTAGIRGKSLLINLPGQPKAIAECLDAVFPAIPYCIDLLEGPFLTTDPTKILAFRPAKKS
- a CDS encoding 6-pyruvoyl trahydropterin synthase family protein, with product MSLVIMRRIKFCAGHRLYKHGGKCEFFHGHNYVADFYVTADEVDSVGRVIDFADLKAKFKGWLDENWDHGFILSEQDENGINAIKQVVPCKYFVMPYNPTAESMARYLLDYVCPELLGDSNVRAVKVVVWETEEAFAEARVAGDVDGSTTASLSSVTVD
- a CDS encoding prepilin peptidase; translated protein: MAARRKPNQLRRIGVAAILIFVAVLITWPAIEFLVRSSAVNRPSEAMDRLERLATLRDWMINVFGYGWFFAVGAVIGSYLNVVVWRLPRGKSVVDKPSACPFCSTKIRALDNVPVLGWINLEGKCRACRLPISSRYPLVEATMGMIFVALLIAELLCGGSNLPGGAITSGRGFAGVVFEGRWEIIRIYAYHAAFFCWMLPWALMAWDRQRIPKSTVIVAALVGIAAPLVWPGIHPVPAIALDSSAWMVELLTILVGAMVGLLLGLVVRRLETREEGDLSRGWALPTMLAATGLFLGWQAVVTVAAVVLPLYGLAFFALSKRGRYVRPGLFELLLCGVTLVYICGWGWWVEPSWLPGPGLTPLGLCVVLPLLLMSFLLLAMAGRPQGVDVRRFQNDDPVSPPRCEPVEFNT